TTTAAATTGTTTTCTTACATTTGTTGATTTGAGAACACAAAAAGCATACTAATACACACATGTAACCTTTAAAAGGTGTACATATGCATATGACATAACGTTTATGCTAACCCTTCGCACACATGATGTAGAGGATCATATCTTAAAGTGAATTCATAAGGCTAAAGATATGCCTATTTGAGTTCACAAATAGGGATTCATTACCCTTAAAGTTTAGGTAAAAGGTTTCCCTTTTTGAATAGTTTGAATTGCTTACTATATGTGTTACGTGGTGGTAAAAGGTTTCCCTTTGTTATAAAATCCTAAGCTAATACTTGAAAGTAATATAATATCAGAGTAGTAATTAGTGAAAGTAGCTTTTGTTAATGATCTAACCACAACATTGGCTACTTTGAACTTTTCTCCTAAGAAAAAAGCTATTTTTAAATTTATATGTTGTACTAGTTACAGTTGTGCTCTTAACAGAGTGCACGAAACGATGAGCGGTGCCCAATTGCGCGACATGGCAAAATAAGCAACCAAACAATAATCATAGGCATTAATTCAGTTAAGAGATGCAAGCATACTTCACTCATGCATACGCTCGTTGCACCATGGCTGAGCTAATCTCATTTTCCCTCTCTCGAGTACTCGTAAGCACATGTATCATAAAGTAAAAGAAGAAAATAGTAAGACACCGATCCATGCGGCAAGCAACAACAATGATTGACCAGTTACAAACACATGCTATTTGGGTGTCATCCATCTATCCAACACCCCAGAAAGGCATCTAGATCACTACAGAAGAGCCAAGGCCGAACTCCAAAACCCAGCCTCTTTGCACACCATAGCAACCACCCGCCTCGACGACAAAGCATGCTGGTTAAAAACCACATCGTTGCGATGTTTCGAGAGTCCCAAGCCACGAGGATCAAGATGGAGTGAAGGACCCGATTATACTGACGAAGCAGTCCTTGAGCATCATCAATCCAATAGCTTATCGTCACGGTAGGGCCTAGTCAGCCCTTTTCTAGACACACACACGACTACGTCCTAGACCAATCATGTGAGAACGCAGCAGATCAAAAAGATGGTCGATATTTTCATCGTGCTAATTAATCACAAAAGGTGAAAAAGCCCTAATGCAGCAACCCACGGCAATCAGACATCCATCACCCTTTCTTTATGGCCAACCAGACAAAAAACTGACAACTCGTCGATATACAAGAACCTGGAATAATGTTGGCAGCCGATACACCCCGAGAGGGGCAAATGGCGTTGTATATGCCGAGACCTAGCGGAGAAAAGACCGTTTCTCTCGCAAGTTCATCGCACATCAAACACAACACAAACACAGTATGGTACACATTTCGCGCCTCATCCGGGTTGATTACAATACCGCCTGGATACCCAATAGTTTAATTTTACATTTTTTTTTTCTGAGAGAAGCCGTACATATCTTCCGGAGAAAAACAAAGGCCCAAAGGAAACCTCCGCAAACCCTCGtcgcgccgctgccgctgccgccacctcgcctcccccgacgcaccgccgcccccgccaccaatCCTCCCTCGACGCTCCACCGCCCCACCGTGCCTCTCTCGACGCGCCTCCGCCGCCTCGATGCGTCAATCCAATCACTGCCGCCCCTTCCGCCCGCCGGACTGGGGTTCTCCGCCTCCGCACTGCCGCCCGCACCACCAGCAGAGCCACCGCCAGCCGCAATCGGCCCCGCGGTTCGCCGTCATCCTCTTCCGCGCGGGCCCCAACATCTCCACCCCGACCGCCACTGAGATTGACGCGCTCGTCGCCGATCTCCCCTCGCCGCCCCCCGACAACCTCTCCGTATTCTCCTCCGGCCGCGACGCCGCTCGCCTCCTCTTCCGCTTCCttcccgccgccgcggccgcagcgCGCGAGCTCTGGTCGCTCCGCCTCGAGGGCCTCCACCTCCTCACGCCCTACCTCCCCAATGCCGCGCTTGCCGCCCACGCCTTCCCACTCATCGCCTCTCTCTTCGCCTCCCACGCCTCCCGCCTCCTCGACACCGACCTCGTTTCCCGTTCTGCCGCCCGCTCTGCTGAGCTCGCAGCCTCCATCCAGTCTCTGGAACACCGCCTGCGCAGTCGCAATTCCGTCCGCGACTTCGACCAGCTCCATCTCCAGAAGAAAACATTGGAGGCCGAGAAGGACTTGGTAGATGCCAAAATTGCCGAGTACAAAGCATCAATGAGTTCCATACGGCGTGCCATGTTACGTGGgaccgatgatgaggaggaggagggggtggatgTGTTTGGGATTGGGGAACGCGAGGATGTGGACTTCGCGAGGTTGCACATGATGATGCTTCGTGAATGCAGGAGACTCAACGAGGGGCTACCAATTTATGCATACCGCAGAAAAATTCTCAATCACATTTTTAATAATCAGGTGAGGACGCGTGTTCCTCTGCAGTTTTATTTGTGATAGCATTGCAAATTTGTAGTGTGAGCCATTCGATCCTTTATGAACTTCACTCTTAGCTGTAGTTAGTCTGTCTCATGACTCGAGTTATAGGTACCGCATATCAAAACTTCCCTTTATTTAGTTTGACTTTATTCTTTTTTTGTGAATTATCAATTATGACATACCATTGCAAAACTCGTGACCCAAATTATGCAAGCTCTGTTTCTACAGGTTATGATCTTAATTGGGGAGACTGGTTCTGGGAAAAGCACACAGTTAGTTCAGTTTCTTGCTGACTCAGGTCTTGCTGCTAATGGCTCAATTGTCTGTACTCAACCTCGAAAAATTGCTGCCACGTCATTGGCACGTAGAGTGGATGAAGAAAGCAACGGCTGCTACGAAGACAATTTCGTGTTGTCATATTCAACCTTTTTAAATTCTCAAGACCTCAATTCGAAGATCATATTTTGCACAGATAGTTGTCTTTTACATCACTGCATGAACGACACGGGCCTGGATGGCATTTCATATATCATTGTTGATGAAGCTCATGAAAGAAGCTTGAACACTGATCTTCTTTTAGCCTTGATCAAGAAGAAGCTGCTTGATAGGTTGGATTTGCATCTCATTATAATGTCTGCCACTGCTGATGCTGACAAACTTGCTGACTACTTTTATGGCTGTCAAACATTCCATGTTAAAGGGCgaaattttcctgttgaaattaaTTATGTCCCAGATGTATCAGTGGAGGCTTCCTCCAATGCTGTGCCAAACTCTATGTGTGATGCTTGTGCAACTGCTTCTTATGTCAATGATGTTGTAAGGATGGTAAGCATCATTCACAAGAATGAAGAAGAGGGTGCTGTCCTTGCTTTCTTGACATCTCAGCTGGAAGTTGAATGGGCTTGTGAAAATTTCAGCGATGCAAGTGCCGTGGTACTTCCTATGCATGGAAAGCTTTCCCATGTAGAACAGAGCCGTGTTTTTAAAAGCTATCCTGGAAAGAGAAAAATTATCTTCTGCACGAATATGGCTGAAACATCACTGACAATAAAAGAAGTAAAGTATGTTGTTGATTCTGGACTAGCCAAGGAGAGCAGATTTGTGCCCAGTAGTGGTCTCAATGTATTGAAAGTTAATTGGATTTCCCAAAGTTCTGCTAATCAACGTGCTGGCCGGGCAGGTCGAACAGGAGCAGGGAAGTGTTACAGGCTTTACTCTGAAGCTGACTTCAGTATGATGGATGTGCATCAAGAACCTGAGATCAGGAAAGTTCATCTTGGCACTGCTGTTCTAAGAATACTTGCTTTGGGTGTTAAAGATGCACGGAAATTTGAGTTTGTTGATGCCCCAAATCCCGAAGCAATCAGTATGGCTGTGAAGAATCTTGAACAGTTGGGTGCTGTCAAACATAGACTTAATTGCTTTGAGCTGACTGATACTGGACGCTACCTGGTCAAATTGGGGATTGAGCCAAGGCTTGGGAAAATTATGCTTGATTGCTTTGATGTTGGTTTGAGGAAGGAAGGTGTAGTTCTAGCTGCTGTTATGGCAAATTCTAGCAGCATATTTTGTAGAGTGGGCACCGATGAGGAGAAACATAAAGCTGACCTTCAGAAGGTCCGGTTGTGTCACCGAGATGGAGATCTTTTCACTCTACTTGCTGTTTATAAGAAATGGGAAGATGGGCATGACAACAGAAATATGTGGTGCTGGCAGAACAGCATCAATGCCAAGACCATGAGGAGATGCCAGGAAACCATATCAGAACTTGAAAACTGTCTAAAGCATGAACTGAACATCATTATCCCAAGTTATTGGCGTTGGAATCCCGAGGCTCCCACTGTGCATGATAAGGATCTAAAGAGAATTATCCTATCATCACTTACAGGTAATCTTGCCATGTTTTTAGGACATGAAAGGTTTGGTTACCAGGTGATTTCGACAGGTCAGGTTGTGAACCTTCATCCCTCATCCTCATTGCTCAATTATGGCATCAAGCCAGAGTGGGTTGTGTTTACAGAAATTTTGTCAGTCCCGAATCAATATTTGGTATGTGTAACCGCTGTTGATCATGATGCCTTGTATACAATTCACCCGGTGTCTTTCATTCAGCATCTGGAGGAACAAAAATTGCAGATAAAAGTGATTAGTGGGCTCGGTACTAACTTACTGAGAAGGTTTTGTGGCAAATATGGCCAAAATCAGCAAAAGATCATCTCGCGTCTCAAGGAAGATTGCAGGGATGACCGAATAACTGTTGAAATTAACTTTCAAAATAATGAAGTTGTGTTATTTGCTACGGAACAGAATATGGAAAAAGTCTTTTGCACTGTCAACAGTGCTTTGAAATGTGAAGGTAAGATATTGAGGAACGAGTGCCTAGAGAGAAATTTATTTCCTGGGAGGCCTGGCAGTTCTCCTATTGCACTATTTGGTTCAGGTGCTGAAATCAAGCATTTGGAACTTGGGGGGAGGTATCTAACAGTAGAGGTTTTGCATCAAAATGCTCATGATATCGATGACAAGGAGCTTATTTTCTTGGTGGATAGTATTGTCTCTGGCGTTGCTAATTTTCATAAATCCACTGGAAGTTTTCGGATAGCCTCAGATGGAATTAAATGGGGGAAGTTTACATTTCTGAAACCTGAAAATGCTGAAGATGCTGTTTCAAAACTCAATGGCATAGAATTTAATGGTTCCTCATTAAAATTAGTTCCTGTATGTACTTCCGATAATCGAGGATTACCATTTCCTGCGGTGAGAGCTAAATTATGTTGGCCACGTAGATACAGCAGTGGACGTGCACTAGTAACATGTGCCAGCGGGGAAGCTGAATTTGTTGTAAATGACTGCTTTGCCCTAGGAATTGGTGGAAGGTATATTAAGTGCAGGGTTAGTACTAAGTATGAGAATTGTGTTTTTGCTGAAGGAATTCCAATGCATGTCACTGAGCCAGAACTATATGATGCTTTTCGTAGCACAACAGCAAGGAGAATCCTTAATATCCGTTTGCTCAGGGTCAAGGGAAATGCCATAGCTAGCCCCTCTGTTTCTACATGTGAAGAAGAACTGGTCAGAGAAATTTCTCCATTCATGCCAAATAAGAGTTTTCCTGGACAGAATTTTCGTGTTGAGGTGTTTCCTCCGGAGGAAAATGATTCACTGACAAGAGCAACTATAACTTTTGATGGAAGCCTTCATCGAGAGGCTGCAAGAGCACTGGACCATCTTGAAGGGCACTTTCTTCCTTGTTGTCAACCTTGGCAGATAA
This region of Triticum aestivum cultivar Chinese Spring chromosome 2D, IWGSC CS RefSeq v2.1, whole genome shotgun sequence genomic DNA includes:
- the LOC123052047 gene encoding ATP-dependent RNA helicase DEAH12, chloroplastic, translated to MRQSNHCRPFRPPDWGSPPPHCRPHHQQSHRQPQSAPRFAVILFRAGPNISTPTATEIDALVADLPSPPPDNLSVFSSGRDAARLLFRFLPAAAAAARELWSLRLEGLHLLTPYLPNAALAAHAFPLIASLFASHASRLLDTDLVSRSAARSAELAASIQSLEHRLRSRNSVRDFDQLHLQKKTLEAEKDLVDAKIAEYKASMSSIRRAMLRGTDDEEEEGVDVFGIGEREDVDFARLHMMMLRECRRLNEGLPIYAYRRKILNHIFNNQVMILIGETGSGKSTQLVQFLADSGLAANGSIVCTQPRKIAATSLARRVDEESNGCYEDNFVLSYSTFLNSQDLNSKIIFCTDSCLLHHCMNDTGLDGISYIIVDEAHERSLNTDLLLALIKKKLLDRLDLHLIIMSATADADKLADYFYGCQTFHVKGRNFPVEINYVPDVSVEASSNAVPNSMCDACATASYVNDVVRMVSIIHKNEEEGAVLAFLTSQLEVEWACENFSDASAVVLPMHGKLSHVEQSRVFKSYPGKRKIIFCTNMAETSLTIKEVKYVVDSGLAKESRFVPSSGLNVLKVNWISQSSANQRAGRAGRTGAGKCYRLYSEADFSMMDVHQEPEIRKVHLGTAVLRILALGVKDARKFEFVDAPNPEAISMAVKNLEQLGAVKHRLNCFELTDTGRYLVKLGIEPRLGKIMLDCFDVGLRKEGVVLAAVMANSSSIFCRVGTDEEKHKADLQKVRLCHRDGDLFTLLAVYKKWEDGHDNRNMWCWQNSINAKTMRRCQETISELENCLKHELNIIIPSYWRWNPEAPTVHDKDLKRIILSSLTGNLAMFLGHERFGYQVISTGQVVNLHPSSSLLNYGIKPEWVVFTEILSVPNQYLVCVTAVDHDALYTIHPVSFIQHLEEQKLQIKVISGLGTNLLRRFCGKYGQNQQKIISRLKEDCRDDRITVEINFQNNEVVLFATEQNMEKVFCTVNSALKCEGKILRNECLERNLFPGRPGSSPIALFGSGAEIKHLELGGRYLTVEVLHQNAHDIDDKELIFLVDSIVSGVANFHKSTGSFRIASDGIKWGKFTFLKPENAEDAVSKLNGIEFNGSSLKLVPVCTSDNRGLPFPAVRAKLCWPRRYSSGRALVTCASGEAEFVVNDCFALGIGGRYIKCRVSTKYENCVFAEGIPMHVTEPELYDAFRSTTARRILNIRLLRVKGNAIASPSVSTCEEELVREISPFMPNKSFPGQNFRVEVFPPEENDSLTRATITFDGSLHREAARALDHLEGHFLPCCQPWQIIQCNHVFHSTLSCPVRVYNVISQEVASLLESFQSQKGVSYNFEKTENGIFRLKLTANATKTIADLRRPLEILMKGKTINHPDLTLSAVQLLLSRDGVAHLKSIEQETGTYIMYDRQSLNIKVFGHQEQMAAAEVKLVHALRQLLEKKPLEICLRGHNLPPDLMKKTVENFGVDLEGFNKEMPEIKVELHQHRHLLKVWGSKEDKRRVERMIFELASFKHSSLVQLASENVGGKEDNQRVDYSEPSEDACPICLCEIEDPFRLESCGHMFCLACLMDQCESAMKSHDGFPICCLKTGCKEPLLVVDLKHLLSNEKLEDLFRASLRAFVASRAGMYRFCPTPDCQSIYQVAAPDAETKPFSCGACYVEICTKCHFEYHPFISCEAYKEYKEDPDLTLLEWRKGKANVKSCPSCGYTIEKADGCNHVECRCGSHICWVCLENFRSSEECYGHLRLILWIRVFSGDVNGARSNNWTILIGDHGKKRTGGTQRHSRSKYSLLLSMLAERTIHEKLAAITDLLVKMMSGKS